The Streptomyces sp. NBC_01275 genome has a segment encoding these proteins:
- a CDS encoding alpha/beta fold hydrolase gives MSSTDTPNEAVITSYAKAPARTVSVDGVTYAYRELGPKGGIPVVFFVHLAATLDNWDPRIIDPIAKGRHVITFDNRGVGASTGQVPDSVEAMADDAYTFIKALGYDKIDVFSFSLGGMVAQALVVKHPELVRKLVLTGTGPKGGKDMDKVARVTYWDILRATLTRSDPKEFLFFNRNATGKPAARAFVNRLKERTVDRDADIKTKAFQTQLKAIKKWGRSAPDDLSTITQPTLIANGDNDRMVPSVLSEDLHRRIKGSELIIYPDSGHGGIFQYHQEFAPVAVEFLAR, from the coding sequence ATGAGCAGCACCGACACCCCGAACGAAGCCGTCATCACCTCGTACGCGAAGGCCCCGGCCCGCACCGTCAGCGTCGACGGCGTCACCTACGCCTACCGCGAGCTGGGCCCGAAGGGCGGCATCCCCGTCGTCTTCTTCGTCCACCTCGCCGCGACCCTGGACAACTGGGACCCCCGCATCATCGATCCCATCGCGAAGGGCCGTCACGTCATCACCTTCGACAACCGCGGTGTCGGGGCATCCACCGGTCAGGTGCCGGACAGCGTCGAGGCGATGGCCGACGACGCCTACACCTTCATCAAGGCGCTCGGGTACGACAAGATCGACGTCTTCTCCTTCTCCCTCGGCGGCATGGTCGCTCAGGCCCTGGTGGTGAAGCACCCCGAGCTCGTCCGCAAGCTGGTCCTCACCGGCACCGGGCCCAAGGGCGGCAAGGACATGGACAAGGTCGCCAGAGTCACCTACTGGGACATCCTGCGTGCCACGTTGACCCGTTCGGACCCCAAGGAGTTCCTGTTCTTCAACCGCAATGCCACCGGTAAGCCCGCCGCACGCGCGTTCGTCAACCGGCTCAAGGAGCGCACCGTCGACCGCGACGCGGACATCAAGACCAAGGCGTTCCAGACGCAGCTGAAGGCCATCAAGAAGTGGGGGCGCTCCGCCCCCGACGACCTGTCGACGATCACGCAGCCCACCCTGATCGCCAACGGCGACAACGACCGCATGGTGCCGTCGGTCCTGTCGGAGGACCTGCACCGGCGCATCAAGGGCAGCGAGCTGATCATCTACCCCGACTCCGGGCACGGCGGCATCTTCCAGTACCACCAGGAGTTCGCCCCCGTAGCGGTCGAGTTCCTGGCGCGATGA
- a CDS encoding helix-turn-helix domain-containing protein, with protein sequence MDPRLDRDMSNCSIARTLEVVGEKWTILILREVWYGSSRFSDFERVLGCPRNLLAARLRMLVEEGILATETYKEPGSRSRPKYVITPKGVDLVPAVMGLLQWGDRYRADPEGPAVLTRHRGCGAHVDAQIRCERGHAVQAEDIESVPGPAFRLRPAE encoded by the coding sequence ATGGACCCCCGACTCGACCGGGACATGTCGAACTGCTCGATCGCCCGGACCCTTGAGGTCGTGGGTGAGAAGTGGACGATCCTGATCCTGCGCGAGGTCTGGTACGGCTCGTCCCGCTTCAGCGACTTCGAACGCGTCCTCGGCTGTCCCCGCAACCTTCTCGCTGCCCGGCTCCGGATGCTTGTCGAGGAAGGGATCCTGGCCACCGAGACCTACAAGGAGCCGGGTTCGCGGAGTCGGCCGAAGTACGTGATCACACCCAAGGGCGTGGATCTGGTCCCGGCTGTGATGGGGCTCCTGCAGTGGGGCGACCGCTACCGCGCCGACCCGGAGGGCCCTGCCGTACTGACGCGACACCGCGGATGCGGTGCGCACGTCGATGCCCAGATCCGCTGCGAACGCGGCCACGCCGTGCAGGCGGAGGACATCGAGAGTGTCCCCGGCCCCGCATTTCGTCTGAGGCCCGCGGAGTGA
- a CDS encoding enoyl-CoA hydratase/isomerase family protein: MTDTAEGEVLTDVHRGVGRILLNRPKALNALTTGMVAAIDGALAAWEHTPLSAVVIASTSVKAFCAGGDIRTIREHSLAGDAEASERFFASEYRLNARIAEYPVPVVSLIDGMCMGGGLGLSVHGAFRVVTERAVLAMPETGIGFFPDVGASYFLPRLPGAIGMYLGLTGHRLDAADALYTGLATHFVPTDRLGAVGDALADSPGAPVDVVLNRLADRSPVGESRLAEVRGETDWAFGAPTLGEIEKRLRHLDTAWASDALIALESASPQSLEITHDLLARGRQQTLRGCLDTELTLTRTTIRTPDFLEGVRAALVDKDRSPTWEREVQGGQTLPA; this comes from the coding sequence ATGACTGACACTGCTGAGGGCGAGGTTCTCACCGACGTGCACCGGGGCGTCGGCCGGATCCTTCTGAACCGACCCAAGGCGCTCAACGCCCTGACGACAGGCATGGTCGCGGCCATCGACGGTGCGCTCGCCGCATGGGAGCACACACCGCTGTCCGCTGTGGTGATCGCCAGCACCAGTGTGAAGGCCTTCTGCGCCGGCGGCGACATCCGCACGATCCGCGAGCACAGCCTCGCTGGGGATGCCGAGGCCAGTGAGCGGTTCTTCGCCTCCGAGTACCGGCTCAACGCCCGGATCGCCGAGTATCCCGTGCCGGTCGTGTCGCTCATAGACGGCATGTGCATGGGCGGTGGTCTCGGTCTGTCGGTCCACGGCGCCTTCCGCGTCGTCACCGAGCGTGCGGTGCTGGCGATGCCCGAGACCGGCATCGGTTTCTTCCCCGACGTCGGGGCCAGCTACTTTCTGCCGCGGCTGCCCGGCGCGATCGGCATGTACCTGGGACTGACCGGGCACCGGCTCGACGCGGCCGACGCCCTGTACACGGGTCTGGCCACGCACTTCGTCCCCACGGACAGGCTCGGTGCGGTCGGAGATGCCCTGGCAGACAGCCCCGGCGCCCCGGTGGACGTCGTCCTGAACCGTCTTGCCGACCGTTCCCCGGTGGGGGAGAGCAGGCTGGCGGAGGTACGTGGGGAGACGGACTGGGCGTTCGGCGCGCCGACCCTCGGCGAGATCGAGAAACGCCTGCGTCACCTCGACACCGCCTGGGCGTCAGACGCGTTGATCGCCTTGGAGTCCGCCTCGCCGCAGAGCTTGGAGATCACTCACGACCTGCTGGCCCGGGGCAGACAGCAGACGTTGCGCGGGTGCCTTGACACCGAGCTCACTCTCACGCGCACGACCATCCGCACGCCGGACTTCCTGGAGGGCGTCCGAGCGGCCTTGGTCGACAAGGACCGCAGTCCCACCTGGGAACGTGAGGTGCAGGGCGGACAGACACTGCCCGCCTGA
- a CDS encoding SDR family oxidoreductase, translating to MGSNVAPLILPSRDDVRRSIRAPSRTSHPPRKEGTHTLPRWSSRPRPGANGGLGTHFVHDALARGAVKVYATARSPRAWDDDRIVPLTLDVTDRTSIDAAVAAAADVTVLVNNAGATPPSASLLDVTEADIRANMETNFFGPVFLARAFAPILAAKKGSALIDVHSVASWYAFGGAYSASKAALWSATNSLRIEFAPMGVHVTGVHMGYVDTDMAAHAEGPKMLPTQLVTTVYDAVEAGEYEVLADDLTKGVKAALSGPVEALYPDLHSTDA from the coding sequence GTGGGCTCAAATGTGGCTCCGCTCATTCTCCCATCGCGGGACGACGTTCGTCGCTCCATCCGTGCACCGTCACGCACGTCGCATCCCCCTCGGAAAGAAGGAACCCATACCCTCCCTCGATGGAGCAGTCGTCCTCGTCCCGGCGCCAATGGCGGTCTCGGCACCCACTTCGTCCACGACGCCCTGGCGCGCGGCGCCGTCAAGGTCTACGCCACCGCCCGCTCCCCCCGCGCCTGGGACGATGACCGCATCGTCCCCCTGACCCTTGACGTCACCGACCGCACGTCGATCGACGCGGCCGTGGCCGCCGCGGCGGATGTCACCGTGCTCGTCAACAACGCGGGCGCCACCCCGCCGAGCGCGAGCCTGCTGGACGTCACCGAGGCGGACATCCGGGCGAACATGGAGACGAACTTCTTCGGACCGGTCTTCCTCGCCCGCGCCTTCGCACCGATCCTCGCCGCCAAGAAGGGGTCCGCCCTCATCGACGTGCACTCCGTTGCCAGCTGGTATGCCTTCGGCGGCGCCTACAGCGCGTCCAAGGCCGCACTGTGGTCGGCCACCAACTCGCTGCGCATCGAGTTCGCACCCATGGGCGTCCACGTGACGGGTGTGCACATGGGCTACGTCGACACCGATATGGCCGCGCACGCCGAAGGACCCAAGATGCTGCCGACGCAGCTGGTGACGACGGTCTACGACGCCGTCGAGGCCGGAGAATACGAGGTCCTGGCCGACGACTTGACCAAGGGGGTCAAGGCGGCTCTGAGCGGCCCGGTCGAGGCACTTTACCCGGACCTGCACAGCACGGACGCCTGA
- a CDS encoding NADP-dependent oxidoreductase → MKAFVVEKYGKDGVRAAEVPEPSVGDRDVLVRVSAASINPLDKMVRNGEFKQLLKYKPPFVLGHDVAGVVTRVGSAVHGLEVGDEVYARPRDLRIGGFAEYIAIDMDDVAPKPASLTPQEAAAVPLVALAAWQILVDQAHVKQGQKVLIHAGAGGLGSTVIQLAKHLGATVATTASTDSEKLVRSLGADVVVDYTKEDFSKVLSGYDLVLDAVGGANLEKSLTVLKPGGLAVSVVGPPDAGFARQLGAPSFLGLVMNVLSRKIRKQAKALGVRYQFFFMQANGSQLRELGALYDSGKLRPVIDSTFPFDQTLEAMAYVEQGRTTAGKVVVSMTPDSN, encoded by the coding sequence ATGAAGGCATTCGTCGTCGAGAAGTACGGCAAGGACGGCGTGCGCGCCGCCGAGGTACCCGAGCCCAGCGTCGGAGACCGCGATGTTCTGGTCAGGGTGAGCGCCGCGAGCATCAACCCGCTGGACAAGATGGTCCGCAACGGGGAGTTCAAGCAGCTGTTGAAGTACAAGCCTCCGTTCGTGCTCGGTCATGACGTGGCCGGCGTCGTGACGCGCGTCGGTTCCGCCGTACACGGCCTCGAAGTCGGCGACGAGGTCTACGCCCGTCCGCGCGACCTGCGGATCGGAGGCTTCGCGGAGTACATCGCGATCGACATGGACGACGTCGCGCCCAAGCCGGCCTCGCTCACCCCGCAGGAGGCGGCCGCGGTGCCGCTGGTGGCCCTGGCCGCCTGGCAGATCCTCGTAGACCAGGCCCATGTGAAGCAGGGCCAGAAGGTGCTCATCCACGCCGGTGCCGGCGGTCTCGGATCGACGGTCATCCAGCTCGCCAAGCACCTCGGTGCCACCGTGGCGACGACCGCGAGCACTGATTCCGAGAAGCTGGTCAGGAGCCTCGGTGCCGACGTCGTCGTCGACTACACCAAGGAGGACTTCTCGAAGGTGCTGTCCGGCTATGACCTGGTGCTGGACGCCGTGGGCGGGGCGAACCTGGAGAAGTCGCTGACCGTGCTGAAGCCCGGCGGCCTGGCTGTCAGTGTCGTGGGCCCGCCGGACGCCGGGTTCGCCAGGCAGCTCGGCGCTCCCTCCTTCCTGGGTCTGGTCATGAACGTGCTCAGTCGCAAGATCCGCAAGCAGGCGAAGGCGCTGGGCGTGCGCTACCAGTTCTTCTTCATGCAGGCCAATGGCTCCCAGTTGCGCGAGCTCGGTGCCCTCTACGACAGCGGGAAGCTCCGCCCGGTCATCGACAGCACCTTCCCCTTCGATCAGACGCTCGAGGCGATGGCGTACGTCGAGCAGGGTCGCACCACTGCGGGCAAGGTCGTGGTCTCGATGACGCCCGACAGCAACTGA
- a CDS encoding iron-containing alcohol dehydrogenase, protein MRATLDTGVDALTHAVEAYVSRKANPFSEGLALNAVPDHRTPPPPRLRRRGRGSEAREAMMLAAAQAGIAFSKAGVAFRHGMSRPIGAHFHVAHGLSNAMLFPAVTAFSVPAAESRYADCARALGVAGDGDCDVLPAGKFVEALRDLCEDLEVPTPRVNGIAKDEWFRLSPLVAEQALASGSPADNPVGPPVDEIQDLCAQIYG, encoded by the coding sequence GTGCGGGCGACCCTCGACACCGGCGTCGACGCGCTCACTCATGCCGTCGAGGCGTACGTGAGCCGCAAGGCCAATCCGTTCTCCGAAGGCCTTGCGCTGAACGCCGTCCCGGACCATCGGACACCACCTCCGCCGCGTCTGCGCCGACGGGGGAGAGGCTCCGAGGCTCGCGAGGCGATGATGCTCGCCGCGGCCCAGGCCGGCATCGCCTTCTCCAAGGCCGGCGTGGCGTTCAGGCACGGCATGAGCCGCCCGATCGGCGCGCACTTCCACGTCGCTCATGGTCTGTCGAACGCGATGCTCTTCCCCGCGGTGACGGCGTTCTCCGTACCGGCCGCCGAGAGCCGGTACGCCGACTGCGCCCGCGCGCTCGGAGTTGCCGGCGACGGCGATTGCGATGTCCTGCCAGCCGGGAAGTTCGTGGAGGCGCTCCGCGACCTGTGCGAGGATCTTGAGGTGCCCACCCCTCGGGTCAACGGCATCGCCAAGGACGAGTGGTTCCGTCTGTCGCCCCTCGTGGCTGAGCAGGCGCTCGCGTCCGGATCCCCCGCCGACAACCCCGTTGGGCCCCCCGTGGACGAGATCCAGGACCTCTGCGCGCAGATCTACGGCTGA
- a CDS encoding TetR/AcrR family transcriptional regulator, which translates to MPLGRRERNKQEKLDRIVAAASELFTERGVDEVTTQQIADKADIGTGTLFLYAKTKGELLLLVQNAKYVEALERGRADAETVPVVLDAVLAIVRPIVECNRIQIDNGRTYLREMVFGDPEEPRHGAALAIVAQTEEAVAAVLRRDERVAEGDAATLAHIVSAVMFLSMAASVNIALSVEEIVQDIRGQVEVLLPR; encoded by the coding sequence ATGCCTCTCGGACGGCGCGAGCGGAACAAGCAAGAAAAACTCGACCGCATCGTCGCTGCCGCCAGTGAACTGTTCACCGAACGCGGCGTCGACGAGGTCACGACCCAGCAGATCGCGGACAAGGCCGACATCGGCACCGGGACCCTGTTCCTTTATGCCAAGACCAAGGGCGAACTCCTCCTCCTTGTCCAGAACGCCAAGTACGTCGAAGCACTTGAGCGGGGCCGGGCGGACGCCGAGACCGTCCCAGTCGTGCTGGACGCGGTGCTGGCGATCGTCCGGCCGATCGTCGAGTGCAACCGCATCCAGATCGACAACGGACGCACCTACCTGCGAGAGATGGTCTTCGGCGACCCCGAGGAGCCCCGGCACGGCGCGGCACTCGCCATCGTCGCGCAGACCGAGGAGGCCGTCGCCGCCGTGCTGCGCCGAGACGAGCGGGTCGCAGAGGGCGACGCCGCGACGCTGGCACACATCGTGTCCGCCGTGATGTTCCTCAGCATGGCGGCGAGCGTGAACATCGCCTTGAGCGTCGAGGAGATCGTGCAGGACATCCGGGGTCAGGTTGAGGTCCTGCTGCCTCGCTGA
- a CDS encoding enoyl-CoA hydratase/isomerase family protein — protein MSEQQSTIHYERTSPQIAKITFANPPVNLIVGETVLRLIEIVTELATDPDIQVVLFDSATPDFFYNHFDLAAAADFPASEDPDAVPAWTNLVLELSKAPYITIAAIRGRTRGGGNELALALDLRYASREKAIFGQPEVGSGLLPGGGGSERLPRAIGRDRALEAILTSDDYDADTAERWGWVTRALPDSELDAFVGTVVARLASFDRTSLASAKAQINRATLPPDADLVAAYGEFAHSLTLPGFLTRAAGTQAVVEQAGIDFEYRLGHYIGIANQQR, from the coding sequence ATGAGCGAGCAGCAGAGCACCATCCACTACGAGCGCACCTCACCGCAGATCGCGAAGATCACCTTCGCCAACCCGCCCGTCAACCTCATCGTCGGCGAGACAGTCCTGCGTCTCATCGAGATCGTCACCGAACTGGCCACCGACCCGGACATCCAGGTCGTGCTGTTCGACAGCGCCACCCCCGACTTCTTCTACAACCACTTCGACCTGGCCGCCGCCGCCGACTTCCCCGCCTCTGAGGACCCGGACGCGGTGCCGGCATGGACGAATCTGGTCCTGGAACTCTCCAAAGCGCCGTACATCACGATCGCGGCCATCCGTGGACGCACCCGCGGGGGCGGGAACGAGCTCGCCCTCGCCCTCGATCTGCGCTACGCCAGTCGTGAGAAGGCGATTTTCGGACAGCCCGAGGTCGGTAGCGGACTGCTGCCCGGCGGTGGCGGCTCCGAACGCCTCCCCCGGGCCATCGGACGCGACCGCGCCCTGGAGGCCATCCTCACCAGCGACGACTACGACGCCGACACCGCCGAACGCTGGGGCTGGGTCACCCGCGCCCTCCCCGACAGCGAACTCGACGCCTTCGTCGGCACCGTCGTCGCCCGACTCGCCTCCTTCGACCGCACCTCACTCGCCTCGGCCAAGGCCCAGATCAACCGGGCGACCCTGCCCCCGGACGCGGACCTGGTCGCCGCGTACGGTGAGTTCGCCCACTCACTCACCCTCCCTGGTTTCCTCACCCGGGCCGCAGGCACGCAGGCCGTCGTCGAACAGGCAGGCATCGACTTCGAGTACCGGCTCGGGCACTACATCGGCATCGCCAACCAGCAACGCTGA
- a CDS encoding NADP-dependent oxidoreductase, which produces MRAFVVTKYKEPLQEADVPEPTVEEHDVLVQMEAAGLNPLDEKIRAGEFKQILPYKLPLILGNDVAGTVVRVGTAVRGFKPGDEVYARPDAGRIGTFAERIAVAEGDLALKPASISMEEAGSLPLAALTAWQALVERGRVRPGQKVLIHAGAGGVGSIAIQLAAHLGASVATTASGSNADFVRALGADTVIDYRTQDFEQLLTGYDLVLDSLGGETLEKSLRVLKPGGKAIGIAGPPDPAFAREAGLNPLLRLAVAGLSRKIRKQAKKLGVTYEFLFMRASGDQLRQITALIDQGAVRPVVGKVFPFDQTPDALRSLSQGGTRGKAVIGNS; this is translated from the coding sequence ATGAGAGCGTTCGTCGTCACCAAGTACAAGGAGCCGCTGCAGGAGGCGGACGTCCCCGAGCCCACCGTCGAGGAGCACGACGTGCTGGTGCAGATGGAGGCCGCCGGACTGAACCCGCTGGATGAGAAGATCCGCGCCGGTGAGTTCAAGCAGATCCTGCCCTACAAGCTGCCGCTGATCCTGGGCAACGACGTCGCGGGCACCGTCGTCCGCGTCGGGACGGCGGTTCGCGGCTTCAAGCCCGGAGACGAGGTCTACGCCCGGCCCGACGCCGGCCGCATAGGCACGTTCGCCGAGCGCATCGCCGTAGCGGAGGGCGACCTGGCGCTCAAGCCCGCTTCGATCAGCATGGAAGAGGCGGGCTCGCTGCCGCTGGCGGCGCTCACGGCGTGGCAGGCGCTGGTGGAGCGCGGGAGGGTGCGGCCCGGGCAGAAGGTTCTCATCCACGCCGGCGCCGGCGGGGTCGGTTCGATCGCGATCCAGCTCGCCGCGCACCTCGGTGCGAGCGTCGCCACGACCGCCAGCGGTTCCAACGCGGACTTCGTGCGCGCACTCGGCGCGGACACGGTGATCGATTACCGCACCCAGGACTTCGAGCAGCTCCTGACCGGCTACGACCTGGTGCTGGACAGCCTCGGTGGGGAGACTCTCGAGAAGTCCCTGCGGGTGCTCAAGCCCGGCGGCAAGGCCATCGGGATCGCCGGTCCCCCGGACCCCGCGTTCGCCCGCGAGGCCGGCCTGAACCCGCTGCTGCGCCTGGCGGTCGCAGGCCTGAGCCGCAAGATCCGCAAGCAGGCGAAGAAGCTCGGCGTGACGTATGAGTTCCTGTTCATGCGCGCCAGCGGCGACCAGCTTCGCCAGATCACCGCCCTCATCGACCAGGGCGCGGTGCGCCCGGTGGTGGGAAAGGTGTTCCCCTTCGACCAGACCCCGGACGCGCTGCGATCCCTGTCCCAGGGCGGCACCCGCGGCAAGGCCGTCATCGGCAACAGCTGA
- a CDS encoding strictosidine synthase: MSTSPVAAPLEVKKPLTSSILLWVRTDQPRQTGMDHWKGPHSGIISATPGLEEYRQIHLAEHNPGLWPVTDGVETSIPADRKIDGVAEVTFQSALAPLHGRKQTKLAYADEINVFRRTLLYAGPPNSSRWYDVAGPGQTVGARALIYLRRRDGVGAGAFRKFVNEQLAPALAGTGVLKELRTQTFLPWTKKLWDTPDVAHDNPHDQHFHASVSLGFTDTAARDAFFTGNAIEDLSNRLAPQVSAIHAYDVAAALTYVKNGDILPHYEE, from the coding sequence ATGAGCACGTCACCGGTCGCCGCGCCCCTGGAAGTGAAGAAGCCTCTCACCTCTTCGATCCTGCTGTGGGTGCGCACCGACCAGCCCCGCCAGACCGGCATGGACCACTGGAAGGGCCCGCACTCTGGGATCATCTCCGCCACCCCGGGCCTGGAGGAGTACCGGCAGATCCACCTCGCCGAGCACAATCCGGGCCTGTGGCCGGTGACCGACGGGGTCGAGACCTCGATCCCCGCCGACCGGAAGATCGACGGCGTCGCGGAAGTCACCTTCCAGTCGGCGCTTGCACCGCTGCACGGACGCAAGCAGACGAAGCTGGCCTACGCGGACGAGATCAACGTGTTCCGCCGCACCCTGCTCTACGCCGGCCCGCCGAACTCGTCCCGCTGGTACGACGTCGCAGGCCCCGGACAGACGGTCGGTGCCCGCGCTCTGATCTACCTGCGCCGCAGAGACGGGGTCGGCGCCGGCGCCTTCCGGAAGTTCGTCAATGAGCAGCTCGCCCCTGCGCTCGCCGGCACCGGAGTGCTGAAGGAACTGCGCACGCAGACGTTCCTGCCCTGGACGAAAAAGCTCTGGGACACCCCGGACGTCGCCCACGACAACCCCCACGACCAGCACTTCCACGCCTCGGTCAGCCTTGGCTTCACCGACACCGCGGCACGGGACGCCTTCTTCACCGGCAACGCGATCGAGGACCTGTCCAACCGGCTGGCACCGCAGGTCTCCGCGATCCACGCCTACGACGTCGCCGCCGCCCTCACCTACGTCAAGAACGGCGACATCCTCCCGCACTACGAGGAGTGA
- a CDS encoding TetR/AcrR family transcriptional regulator, whose protein sequence is MRVTKAQAEQNRAHIVATASRLFRERGYDGVGVAELMAAAGFTHGGFYKHFRSKADLMAEASAIGLSQTAAQAEGRDAAEFVERYVSREHRDGHGDGCTIAALSGDAARQPADIQKEFAAGIESLLTVLQAAAHGDAPGDADGRAARIAMIDMLAHSVGAIMLSRACPDGSPLADEILDVCRKEILASLAQGNSDQPAARRPET, encoded by the coding sequence ATGCGGGTCACCAAGGCACAGGCAGAGCAGAACCGTGCCCACATCGTCGCGACAGCCTCCAGGCTGTTCCGGGAGCGCGGCTATGACGGTGTCGGCGTGGCAGAACTGATGGCAGCCGCCGGGTTCACCCATGGCGGGTTCTACAAGCACTTCCGCTCCAAGGCCGACCTGATGGCCGAAGCGTCCGCAATCGGGCTCTCGCAGACCGCGGCGCAGGCCGAGGGCCGGGACGCCGCCGAGTTCGTCGAGCGCTACGTCTCGCGGGAGCATCGCGACGGGCATGGTGACGGCTGCACGATCGCGGCCCTCAGTGGCGATGCCGCACGTCAACCGGCGGACATCCAGAAGGAGTTCGCGGCGGGGATCGAGAGCCTGCTGACGGTTCTCCAGGCCGCCGCCCACGGTGACGCGCCTGGGGATGCGGACGGGCGCGCGGCCCGTATCGCGATGATCGACATGCTCGCCCATTCGGTCGGCGCGATCATGTTGTCGCGGGCATGCCCGGACGGTTCTCCGCTGGCGGATGAAATCCTCGATGTCTGCCGCAAGGAGATTCTCGCGTCACTGGCACAGGGCAACAGCGACCAGCCGGCGGCAAGGCGTCCAGAAACCTGA
- a CDS encoding TetR/AcrR family transcriptional regulator: MGSGHMPIGRRERAKQDKRERIMTAARELFVEHGVDRVTTQQVARRADVAIGTLYRYASTKAELLIMVQNEKFAAAVDDGLAAANAAVGQGALEPVIALIRPVVECVREHIENGRTYLHELVFGDPAEPYRQVGLTLAGRLEDGITGLLTRNEDIGAADAATLARVITAIIHISTTATVCLHRSDEAVLADIRDQIHATLAPHIRAA; encoded by the coding sequence ATGGGAAGCGGTCACATGCCGATCGGGCGCCGCGAGAGGGCCAAACAGGACAAACGCGAGCGCATCATGACCGCAGCCCGCGAGCTGTTCGTCGAACACGGCGTCGACAGGGTCACGACGCAGCAGGTCGCCCGCCGGGCCGATGTCGCGATCGGGACGCTCTACCGGTACGCGTCCACGAAGGCCGAGTTGCTGATCATGGTGCAGAACGAGAAGTTCGCCGCCGCCGTCGACGACGGCCTCGCCGCCGCGAACGCCGCCGTCGGACAGGGCGCGCTGGAGCCGGTCATCGCTCTCATCCGCCCCGTGGTGGAGTGCGTGAGGGAGCACATCGAGAACGGCCGCACCTACCTGCACGAACTCGTCTTCGGCGACCCGGCCGAGCCCTACCGGCAAGTAGGCCTGACCCTTGCCGGCCGCCTCGAGGACGGCATCACCGGCCTGCTCACCCGCAACGAGGACATCGGCGCCGCCGACGCGGCAACGCTGGCGCGGGTAATCACCGCGATCATCCACATCAGCACCACCGCCACCGTGTGCCTGCACCGCAGCGACGAAGCCGTGCTCGCCGACATCCGCGACCAGATCCACGCCACCCTGGCGCCACACATCCGCGCCGCATGA
- a CDS encoding alpha/beta fold hydrolase — protein MSDRHVTAPTQYIEVDGDRFAYRRWGKPSGVPIFLVQHFRGGMDNWDPLLTDGLAEGREVILFNGRGVASSSGTPRNRIEDMADDIAAVIRALGLEQVDLLGFSLGGFQAQEVTLRHPQLVRKLLLLGTGLRGGDPTSDPEVPQYALNPVPTLEDFLFLFFGRSEAAKQAGKAFWERRHQRVDQDPPSSPEVAQAQFEATVAYAEPLPGENPYAHLNAITQPTLVLNGENDVMIASINSWHLAQNIPNAQLLIYPDAGHGAQFQYPERFLKHAIQFLDE, from the coding sequence ATGAGTGACAGGCATGTGACCGCACCGACTCAGTACATCGAGGTCGACGGCGACCGATTCGCCTACCGGCGCTGGGGCAAGCCCTCGGGCGTTCCGATCTTCCTGGTCCAGCACTTCCGCGGGGGGATGGACAACTGGGACCCGCTGCTCACCGACGGCTTGGCCGAAGGCCGTGAGGTCATCCTGTTCAACGGCCGCGGCGTCGCCTCGTCGTCGGGCACGCCGCGTAACCGGATCGAGGACATGGCCGATGACATCGCCGCGGTCATCCGGGCGCTGGGGCTGGAGCAGGTCGACCTGCTCGGCTTCTCGCTCGGCGGTTTCCAGGCGCAGGAGGTCACGCTGCGCCACCCCCAGCTGGTGCGCAAGCTCCTCCTGCTCGGCACCGGCCTCCGAGGCGGGGACCCGACAAGTGACCCCGAGGTGCCTCAGTACGCCCTGAACCCGGTCCCCACCCTGGAGGACTTCCTCTTCCTGTTCTTCGGCCGCTCGGAAGCCGCGAAGCAAGCGGGCAAGGCCTTCTGGGAGCGCCGCCACCAGCGGGTCGACCAGGACCCGCCGAGCTCGCCCGAAGTCGCACAGGCGCAGTTCGAAGCGACCGTCGCCTACGCGGAACCGTTGCCGGGCGAGAACCCCTACGCCCACCTGAACGCGATCACCCAGCCGACGCTGGTCCTCAACGGCGAGAACGACGTGATGATCGCCTCGATCAACTCCTGGCACCTCGCCCAGAACATCCCCAACGCTCAGCTGCTGATCTACCCCGATGCCGGGCATGGAGCGCAGTTCCAGTATCCCGAGCGGTTCCTGAAGCACGCCATTCAGTTCCTCGACGAGTAA